Proteins from a genomic interval of Arthrobacter sp. CAN_C5:
- a CDS encoding TetR/AcrR family transcriptional regulator C-terminal domain-containing protein translates to MRASPGPATLRHHDRVLGTFRNGGFSLTMTAHAVSALDSYVYGFAKQEKALPFDTGEQAAAMAQMMLAQLSTADYPYLFELMSKHVLQPSYSYSEEFVFGLDLVLNALEKARNEDAARSSESIKPVE, encoded by the coding sequence ATCCGGGCTAGTCCCGGTCCGGCGACTCTGCGGCACCACGACCGGGTCTTGGGTACTTTCCGGAACGGCGGGTTTTCTTTGACCATGACGGCCCATGCGGTCTCCGCGCTGGATAGTTATGTCTACGGATTCGCCAAGCAGGAAAAAGCTTTGCCGTTCGATACCGGGGAACAGGCCGCGGCGATGGCGCAAATGATGCTCGCCCAACTATCCACCGCCGATTACCCGTACCTTTTCGAACTGATGTCCAAGCACGTGCTTCAGCCCAGTTACAGCTACTCAGAAGAGTTCGTTTTTGGCCTCGACCTGGTCCTGAACGCACTGGAGAAAGCACGCAACGAGGATGCGGCACGTAGTTCGGAGAGCATCAAACCAGTTGAGTAG
- a CDS encoding TetR family transcriptional regulator, with translation MPQKVPDVDRRIRLSRDRVLEAAIALADEGGIERLTMRRLGEELGVEAMSLYNHVANKEDLLNGMIDALFAEIVLPPHD, from the coding sequence ATGCCCCAGAAGGTGCCCGATGTGGACCGCCGGATCAGATTGAGCCGGGACCGGGTGCTCGAGGCGGCCATTGCATTGGCTGACGAGGGTGGTATCGAACGGCTCACGATGCGCCGGCTCGGGGAAGAGCTGGGTGTGGAGGCCATGTCCCTCTACAACCACGTCGCCAATAAAGAGGACTTGCTCAACGGTATGATTGACGCGCTTTTCGCGGAAATTGTGCTTCCCCCGCATGACTAG
- a CDS encoding DUF3995 domain-containing protein: MSRFFVWAAGIAGTVHAVFSLYWAFGGQWLLATVGQWAVELSVQSPLAAGIMLGLIAVGKLLAATIPIAVAYGRVPWRKFWRAVSWFGGVFLVSTAL; encoded by the coding sequence GTGAGTCGTTTCTTTGTGTGGGCGGCAGGTATCGCCGGGACTGTGCACGCTGTCTTCAGCCTGTACTGGGCTTTTGGCGGGCAATGGCTTCTAGCTACCGTGGGGCAGTGGGCGGTTGAGTTGTCGGTCCAGAGCCCCCTCGCGGCGGGGATCATGCTCGGCCTTATCGCCGTCGGGAAATTGCTAGCGGCGACGATTCCAATCGCCGTCGCCTATGGGCGAGTGCCGTGGCGAAAATTCTGGCGAGCGGTGAGCTGGTTCGGCGGGGTGTTTCTCGTGTCTACGGCGCTGTGA
- a CDS encoding cupin domain-containing protein, translating to MNGRTVVPLTPQPGGVQAWKILIPASQTMPEPRNHDGYEWLYVLSGMRLILGEHDRVLGAGEVTEFDTRLPHWFGSADGNAAEVLSLFGKQGEGVHVRAKSEPHRMV from the coding sequence GTGAACGGCCGCACGGTCGTCCCGCTGACTCCGCAGCCCGGGGGAGTGCAGGCCTGGAAGATCCTCATCCCGGCGAGCCAGACCATGCCCGAGCCCCGCAATCACGACGGATACGAGTGGCTCTATGTGCTCAGTGGGATGCGGCTGATCCTCGGCGAACACGATCGTGTGCTCGGTGCTGGCGAGGTTACAGAGTTCGACACCAGGCTTCCGCACTGGTTCGGGAGCGCTGACGGCAACGCCGCAGAGGTGCTGAGCCTGTTCGGCAAGCAAGGCGAGGGCGTGCACGTTCGCGCCAAATCAGAGCCTCACCGAATGGTCTAA
- a CDS encoding PadR family transcriptional regulator gives MAILGALSIAPMTGYAVREQIRETLGHFWSESFGQIYPALGDLERQAMVERHDSGDSRSSLFAITDQGTARLRGLLADEPQRQKPRNGLMLRLFFGRQLGPEVCRELVLSARAQAESQLAHLQDARNDLAKDAGLDDDAPYILLTISAGEHAARATSAWADEALGAIDSFDPGDAQSRSIAKFTEELQ, from the coding sequence ATGGCGATTCTCGGCGCGCTGAGCATTGCACCGATGACCGGATACGCCGTGCGGGAGCAGATTCGGGAGACTCTTGGGCACTTCTGGTCCGAGAGCTTCGGCCAGATCTACCCGGCGCTCGGGGATCTCGAACGGCAGGCAATGGTTGAGCGTCACGATTCGGGCGACTCTCGCTCCTCGCTGTTTGCCATCACCGATCAGGGCACCGCCCGCCTAAGAGGGTTGCTCGCCGACGAGCCACAAAGGCAAAAGCCTCGAAACGGGCTCATGCTGCGACTCTTCTTTGGGCGTCAGCTCGGACCCGAGGTCTGCCGCGAACTCGTCCTCAGCGCACGTGCCCAGGCGGAGTCTCAACTCGCCCACCTGCAGGATGCGCGGAATGACCTCGCGAAAGACGCCGGCCTCGACGACGACGCCCCCTACATCCTGTTGACCATCTCAGCCGGTGAGCACGCGGCCAGGGCCACAAGCGCTTGGGCCGACGAGGCGCTCGGTGCCATCGACAGCTTCGACCCCGGAGACGCGCAGTCCCGGTCAATCGCAAAATTCACAGAGGAGCTACAATGA
- a CDS encoding PhzF family phenazine biosynthesis protein, whose amino-acid sequence MEILTYRAFTTPDSNPHSGNLAGVVLDAETLSWEDMLSIAADLGHSETAFLTEITSTSARVRYFTPLDEIPFCGHATIASGVALSHRGAGPIVAFSTNAGEVLVEVEPDSATLTAVDTVIAPLSDELLDLLLAALRLSRDDLDPALPPAFVRGANPHPIVFVGPGVLASLDHDHEAVLELQIRNNWNGTVPVVHRGSPERFVSRNPFPRGGIREDSATGSAAAGLGAYLRAGGQLELPAVINIEQGAETGRPSLLAVEIPFEGRIRVTGTASAA is encoded by the coding sequence ATGGAAATACTCACCTATCGCGCCTTCACAACGCCGGATTCGAATCCGCACTCCGGCAATTTGGCCGGGGTCGTTCTAGATGCTGAAACACTCTCTTGGGAGGACATGCTGAGCATTGCCGCTGACCTAGGCCACAGCGAAACTGCGTTTCTTACCGAAATCACCTCTACATCAGCGCGGGTCCGTTACTTCACGCCTCTTGACGAGATTCCCTTCTGCGGGCATGCGACTATTGCCTCGGGTGTTGCCCTTTCTCACCGGGGAGCGGGGCCTATCGTTGCCTTCAGTACGAACGCGGGTGAGGTGCTCGTAGAGGTCGAACCTGATTCAGCGACCCTGACTGCTGTGGATACGGTCATCGCGCCGCTCAGCGACGAACTGCTGGATCTTTTGCTTGCGGCGCTCCGCTTGTCGCGCGACGATCTTGATCCCGCCCTGCCGCCAGCTTTTGTGCGCGGTGCCAACCCTCATCCCATCGTCTTCGTGGGACCGGGGGTCCTAGCTTCACTCGATCATGATCACGAAGCGGTTCTCGAGCTTCAGATTCGCAACAACTGGAATGGCACTGTTCCAGTCGTGCACCGCGGCTCCCCCGAGCGGTTTGTTTCTCGCAATCCGTTCCCCCGTGGCGGAATACGGGAGGATTCCGCCACAGGCTCGGCCGCAGCGGGCCTCGGCGCTTATCTGCGCGCAGGCGGGCAATTAGAGCTCCCAGCCGTCATCAACATTGAGCAGGGCGCGGAAACGGGCCGGCCTTCGTTGCTCGCGGTTGAGATTCCGTTTGAGGGCCGGATACGCGTTACAGGAACTGCATCTGCGGCATAG
- a CDS encoding class IV adenylate cyclase, translating into MPTNIEIKARVDSLQKLLPVVASLANAGPEHVVQDDTFFSCPDGRLKLRVPRDGHGVLIYYRRADELGPKPSYYVHSETSDPDGLRSVLTDAYGEVGRVRKHRTVFRIGQTRVHLDLVDGLGEFLELEVTVGDTLEPDAAVSEAHRLLAAFGIEDGALVMGAYLDLLDAAGATQVR; encoded by the coding sequence ATGCCGACGAATATCGAAATCAAAGCGCGCGTGGACAGTCTCCAAAAGCTGTTGCCGGTGGTCGCGTCTCTGGCAAACGCGGGACCCGAGCATGTTGTGCAAGACGACACGTTCTTTTCCTGCCCGGACGGCCGGCTTAAGCTTCGGGTTCCGCGCGATGGACACGGCGTGCTGATCTACTACCGCAGGGCGGACGAACTCGGCCCGAAGCCTTCGTACTATGTACATTCGGAAACTTCGGACCCAGACGGGCTTCGATCAGTACTGACTGATGCCTATGGCGAAGTTGGGCGAGTTCGAAAGCACCGCACCGTGTTTCGCATTGGTCAGACTAGGGTCCACCTCGACCTCGTCGACGGATTGGGCGAGTTCTTGGAACTGGAGGTCACCGTCGGAGACACGCTGGAGCCTGACGCTGCGGTGTCAGAAGCGCATCGCCTCCTCGCTGCGTTCGGGATCGAGGACGGCGCGCTCGTAATGGGTGCCTATTTAGACCTCCTTGACGCCGCCGGTGCCACGCAAGTCCGGTAG
- a CDS encoding NAD(P)-dependent alcohol dehydrogenase → MNTPPADVHTAAPQSNTMMAIVHDGYGVPSEVLRLERIPRPSIGEKEVLVRVRAASVDPGIAHMVTGLPYPVRLASRSLRAPKGRVPGFGLAGQVVSVGASVTGIVEGDNVFGIGAGSFAEYSVCRDDKIALMPDNLDFNQAAAIPVSGLAALQGLRDHGKVQPGYKVLVVGASGGVGTFAVQIAKALGADVTGVCSASKVEMVRSIGADHVIDYKNENFADGATRYDVILDTGGNSNLGELRRALSSHGTLVIVGGEAKGRWFGGTDRILCALVLNPFVTQTLRAFISTEDARNLRALAKFAAAGHLVPVMDQSYSLANAISGMRRLEEGQAKGKIVVTIP, encoded by the coding sequence ATGAATACACCACCGGCAGATGTCCATACCGCAGCCCCCCAATCCAACACGATGATGGCAATCGTTCATGATGGATATGGTGTGCCCAGCGAGGTTCTGCGCCTTGAACGAATCCCTCGACCCTCGATTGGTGAGAAGGAGGTGCTGGTACGTGTTCGTGCAGCAAGTGTGGACCCAGGCATTGCTCACATGGTCACCGGCCTTCCGTACCCGGTACGCCTCGCGAGTAGATCGCTTCGCGCTCCCAAAGGCCGCGTGCCCGGATTCGGACTTGCGGGCCAGGTGGTCAGCGTTGGCGCGAGTGTCACTGGAATCGTGGAAGGAGACAATGTGTTCGGCATCGGCGCCGGGTCATTCGCGGAATATTCTGTGTGCCGTGATGACAAGATCGCACTGATGCCCGACAATCTCGACTTCAATCAGGCAGCAGCCATTCCAGTCTCGGGGCTCGCAGCGTTGCAGGGACTGCGTGATCACGGCAAAGTGCAGCCCGGATACAAGGTGCTTGTCGTGGGTGCGTCGGGTGGTGTTGGCACTTTCGCCGTGCAGATCGCGAAGGCCCTGGGCGCCGACGTAACCGGCGTCTGTAGTGCCTCCAAAGTCGAGATGGTCCGCTCAATCGGAGCCGATCATGTCATCGACTACAAAAACGAGAACTTCGCCGATGGCGCGACCCGGTATGACGTTATCCTTGACACCGGCGGAAACAGCAATCTGGGTGAACTACGACGCGCACTTTCTAGCCACGGGACTCTCGTCATCGTTGGCGGAGAAGCGAAGGGCCGTTGGTTCGGCGGCACCGATCGCATACTTTGCGCACTCGTGCTCAACCCGTTTGTCACGCAGACCCTCCGAGCGTTCATCTCGACCGAGGATGCCCGAAACTTGCGTGCATTGGCAAAGTTCGCCGCCGCGGGCCATCTCGTACCAGTGATGGATCAGAGCTACAGCCTTGCGAACGCGATCTCAGGCATGCGTCGCCTGGAGGAGGGCCAGGCGAAAGGCAAGATCGTCGTCACGATTCCTTGA
- a CDS encoding DDE-type integrase/transposase/recombinase, translated as MVIIDLFSRYVVHWHITTRESGLGSKDFIADAVMIHGTPGVIHADRGTSMTSKPVAELMIDLGIDRSHSRPRVSNDNPYSEAAFKTTKYHHSYPGRFGSRQDAVAWANEFFLYYNFEHRHSGIGLHTPATVFDGTYAAIQGRRAAVLQDAYAATPHRFGQPPAPPAGPTAAWINQPQQSEVPTHA; from the coding sequence ATGGTCATCATTGACCTGTTCTCCCGCTACGTCGTCCACTGGCACATCACCACCCGCGAGTCCGGGCTCGGCTCCAAGGACTTCATCGCCGACGCGGTCATGATCCACGGCACCCCGGGCGTGATCCACGCCGACCGGGGGACGTCCATGACGTCCAAACCGGTCGCCGAGCTGATGATCGATCTGGGCATCGACCGCAGCCATTCACGGCCCCGCGTTTCCAACGACAACCCGTATTCCGAGGCGGCGTTCAAGACCACGAAGTATCACCACTCCTACCCGGGGCGGTTTGGCTCCCGCCAGGACGCGGTCGCCTGGGCCAACGAATTCTTCCTTTACTATAATTTCGAACACCGCCATTCCGGGATCGGGCTGCATACCCCCGCGACGGTCTTCGACGGCACCTACGCGGCCATCCAGGGCCGCCGGGCCGCGGTGCTCCAGGACGCCTACGCGGCGACCCCGCACCGGTTCGGTCAACCGCCGGCGCCGCCGGCGGGCCCCACGGCCGCGTGGATCAACCAGCCCCAACAAAGCGAGGTCCCCACACACGCCTAA
- a CDS encoding phosphotransferase codes for MVEYVDGDLALNELPLTTDTLTRVGQMVRQIHDASKAFPLPAQDDWNLPLPVEAPDLMCHNDLAPCNLVIGERWVFIDWDGAGPSTRLWDLAYAAQSFGSLFDGQPVDESAAKLKAFVDGYDADLELRQRLPDAMSQRTRAMYELLEESHRTGFQPWASMYADGHGEHWRAASAGCVPWSGVVSRGERVAPAT; via the coding sequence GTGGTCGAATACGTTGACGGTGATCTCGCACTGAACGAACTGCCGCTCACCACGGATACCCTCACCCGTGTGGGTCAGATGGTGCGACAGATCCACGATGCCAGTAAAGCGTTCCCGCTCCCCGCCCAGGATGACTGGAATCTACCCCTCCCCGTCGAAGCGCCGGATCTGATGTGTCACAACGACCTCGCTCCGTGCAACCTCGTCATCGGAGAACGGTGGGTCTTTATTGATTGGGACGGAGCCGGTCCTAGTACCCGGTTGTGGGACTTGGCCTACGCTGCCCAATCCTTTGGCTCCCTGTTCGACGGGCAACCAGTAGATGAATCAGCAGCGAAACTCAAGGCCTTTGTCGACGGGTACGACGCCGACCTCGAACTACGCCAGCGCCTCCCAGACGCGATGAGCCAGCGGACACGGGCCATGTATGAACTCCTCGAAGAATCCCACCGAACAGGTTTCCAGCCCTGGGCCTCCATGTATGCCGACGGACACGGCGAACACTGGCGTGCAGCCTCCGCCGGTTGCGTCCCGTGGAGTGGTGTAGTTTCCCGCGGTGAGCGCGTTGCTCCGGCAACGTAG
- a CDS encoding IS1380 family transposase, producing MTILPSVFPSLPVAFTGQSLISHAGTQLVSSFIDALGFRELCEDRLGQFTPAGARHRPGTLLGQLALMLAAGGEHVSDLDMFRTQAGVFGTVASNATVSRFFDRTAANPDAFAHGAQTLTRLLRTRVWDAAGEHSPGARATPADPVIIDLDATLVASHSDKERVAGDYKGGYGFAPFTASIDYGTKHGNGEILACLLRPGNAGANNADDHIEVFTTAVNQLPDGFFHPDGTLNGKNILVRTDSAGASRKFLWHLHHAGAQFSVSYPVPAGKAHMVDWISDKQYWEPALDAEGNDRTDAWVINATDVITLKDYPPGTNIYLRAEPLHPGAQPTLLDIDGHRITAFLTNSPRWRGPFLDARHRGRGRCENRIKTLKNTGLGKLPFASFTANQAWATISALASNLISWLQLSTIPATHRARFWDVKRFRYRLFATAGKLTRHGRKTTLLLPELAPEKNLIITINDAITSLAERQPEAALR from the coding sequence GTGACGATTCTACCCTCTGTTTTCCCGTCGCTGCCGGTGGCTTTCACCGGCCAGTCGCTGATCTCCCACGCCGGGACGCAGCTGGTATCCAGTTTCATTGACGCCCTGGGATTCCGGGAACTCTGCGAGGACCGTTTAGGCCAATTCACCCCCGCCGGGGCGAGGCATCGTCCCGGGACGCTCCTGGGCCAGCTGGCGTTGATGCTCGCCGCTGGCGGTGAGCACGTTTCGGACCTGGATATGTTCCGCACCCAGGCCGGCGTTTTCGGGACGGTGGCCTCGAACGCGACGGTCTCTCGGTTCTTCGACCGGACCGCAGCGAACCCGGATGCTTTTGCCCACGGAGCTCAAACCCTGACCCGCTTGCTGCGGACAAGGGTGTGGGACGCTGCCGGTGAACACAGTCCGGGAGCCCGCGCCACCCCCGCCGATCCGGTGATCATCGACCTCGATGCCACCCTCGTGGCCTCGCACTCCGATAAGGAACGAGTGGCTGGGGACTACAAGGGTGGCTACGGGTTCGCACCGTTCACCGCCAGTATCGATTACGGCACCAAGCACGGCAACGGGGAGATCCTCGCCTGCCTGCTCAGACCAGGCAACGCCGGCGCGAACAACGCCGATGACCACATCGAGGTGTTTACCACCGCCGTCAATCAACTCCCCGACGGGTTCTTCCACCCGGACGGCACCTTGAACGGTAAGAACATCCTGGTCCGTACAGACAGCGCTGGCGCGTCGAGGAAATTCCTTTGGCATCTTCACCACGCCGGAGCCCAATTCTCTGTGTCCTACCCAGTCCCAGCCGGGAAAGCTCACATGGTCGATTGGATCAGCGACAAGCAATACTGGGAACCAGCCCTGGACGCTGAAGGCAACGACCGCACCGATGCGTGGGTGATCAACGCCACCGACGTCATCACGTTGAAGGACTACCCACCCGGGACGAACATCTACCTCCGGGCCGAACCCTTGCACCCCGGTGCGCAGCCCACCCTCTTAGACATCGACGGGCACCGGATCACCGCGTTCCTCACCAACTCACCGCGATGGCGCGGGCCCTTCCTAGACGCCCGGCACCGCGGTCGTGGACGGTGTGAAAACCGGATCAAAACCCTCAAGAACACCGGCCTGGGTAAGCTGCCATTCGCCTCTTTCACCGCCAACCAGGCCTGGGCCACCATCTCCGCTCTGGCCTCAAACCTGATTTCCTGGCTGCAGCTCAGCACCATCCCGGCCACCCACAGGGCCCGGTTCTGGGACGTCAAACGCTTCCGCTACCGTCTCTTCGCCACGGCCGGTAAACTCACCCGCCACGGCAGAAAAACTACACTCCTGCTACCCGAATTGGCACCCGAGAAAAACCTCATCATCACCATCAACGACGCCATCACAAGCTTGGCCGAGCGACAACCCGAGGCCGCCCTCCGCTGA
- a CDS encoding alpha/beta fold hydrolase encodes MSDAFNPADGTRVSYQEIGTGPTIILVHGTGLSRAMWRGLGYTKVLKQQFHVVSLDLRGHGHSDKPHDESAYRMDLLVGDVLAVLDVVGVRSAHYFGYSAGARLGFSLIASNSQRIDSFTSAGGTYRALTGQLDSIFYPGYAQDLMQGGMSEFLQRWGEAEGLAIDPQTTAAFMANDPVALRAFLRKGENDSGLTEVQLQAVEVPTLLFAGSEDPMRYEDSQRAAQLMPNARFEALAGRSHGKTLMPAPPLLDEFKTFVASIEGRRA; translated from the coding sequence ATGAGCGACGCCTTCAATCCCGCAGACGGCACCAGGGTGTCATATCAGGAGATAGGCACCGGTCCCACAATCATTCTCGTGCACGGGACAGGGCTGTCCCGTGCTATGTGGCGCGGTCTCGGCTATACAAAGGTACTGAAGCAACAATTTCACGTTGTGTCCTTGGATCTACGAGGGCATGGTCACAGCGACAAACCTCACGACGAGAGCGCATACCGAATGGACTTGCTTGTCGGCGACGTCCTGGCGGTTCTGGACGTCGTAGGCGTGAGGAGCGCCCATTACTTTGGGTACTCGGCCGGTGCCAGGCTTGGCTTCTCGCTGATTGCCAGCAACTCGCAGCGAATCGATAGCTTCACATCCGCAGGCGGCACGTATCGCGCGCTCACCGGTCAGCTAGATTCAATCTTCTATCCCGGTTACGCCCAAGACTTAATGCAAGGCGGGATGTCGGAATTTTTGCAGCGGTGGGGTGAGGCTGAAGGCCTTGCTATCGATCCTCAAACCACCGCCGCCTTCATGGCGAACGACCCCGTCGCACTGCGAGCTTTCCTGCGGAAAGGGGAAAACGACTCGGGTCTCACGGAAGTTCAGCTTCAGGCGGTTGAAGTACCGACCCTGCTCTTCGCCGGTTCCGAAGATCCGATGCGTTACGAGGACTCTCAGCGAGCAGCGCAACTGATGCCGAATGCTCGCTTTGAAGCGTTGGCCGGTCGCAGTCATGGCAAAACCCTGATGCCAGCGCCTCCGTTGCTCGATGAATTCAAGACATTCGTAGCCTCAATAGAAGGTAGAAGGGCTTGA
- a CDS encoding helix-turn-helix domain-containing protein: protein MSAAVDEAFTALTGLLPVRRICALTGRSPATHYRSLTPKVHGPTPRRPAPVNKLTDEEVAQVLDRLNSEEFADKAPAQVGAILLDQGTYLCSESSMYRILRGHGQVRERRRQATHPAKKKPELVAVKPNDVWSCYADVGISPGTSPNSPAPSGASTTT from the coding sequence GTGAGCGCCGCCGTGGACGAGGCCTTCACAGCCCTGACCGGGCTGCTGCCCGTGCGGAGAATCTGCGCCCTCACGGGACGGTCTCCCGCCACGCACTACCGGTCCCTGACCCCGAAGGTCCACGGGCCCACACCCCGGCGCCCGGCACCGGTAAACAAGCTCACGGATGAAGAGGTCGCGCAGGTGTTGGACCGGTTGAACAGCGAGGAGTTCGCCGACAAGGCGCCGGCCCAGGTCGGTGCGATCCTGCTGGACCAGGGCACCTACCTGTGCTCGGAATCAAGCATGTACCGCATCCTGCGCGGCCACGGCCAGGTGCGTGAACGCCGACGCCAGGCCACCCACCCGGCGAAGAAGAAACCCGAACTCGTCGCGGTGAAACCCAACGACGTCTGGTCCTGTTATGCCGATGTCGGCATAAGTCCTGGGACATCACCAAACTCCCCAGCCCCATCCGGGGCGTCTACTACGACCTGA
- a CDS encoding DUF4260 family protein, which yields MNTTLIQRVENAAVAVAIILAMIAYGQPWWLLLAAFLVFDLSALGYLGGSRCGAVTYNLVHNYTGPAIVLSLYIALVLVDYRVTWLSTLAACWAFHVAVDRALGYGLKLEDFTHTHLGRIGRTPADADR from the coding sequence ATGAACACTACGCTGATTCAGCGGGTAGAAAACGCTGCGGTTGCGGTGGCCATAATCCTTGCGATGATCGCTTACGGGCAACCCTGGTGGCTGCTTCTCGCCGCATTCCTCGTTTTCGACCTTTCGGCGCTGGGCTATCTAGGAGGCTCCCGTTGTGGTGCTGTCACTTACAACCTGGTCCATAATTACACCGGTCCGGCAATCGTGCTGTCGCTCTACATTGCCCTGGTTCTCGTGGATTACCGTGTGACCTGGCTCTCGACCCTCGCCGCGTGCTGGGCCTTTCATGTCGCGGTCGATCGGGCGCTCGGGTACGGCCTCAAGTTGGAGGACTTCACGCACACGCATTTGGGCCGGATCGGGCGGACGCCAGCCGATGCTGACCGGTGA
- a CDS encoding TetR/AcrR family transcriptional regulator codes for MPRFGLDVATVIAAGADLADEVGLDGLTMSFVAERLGVRPPSLYKHVDSLAALTHGIAILGANEIGDTLRDAMQGVAGRDALTAAAQSLRRYVKQHPGRYAATTGARPTGPDDPLIPALERTLASFEAVLHGYRLDKADTIHALRMLRSILHGFATLDASNAFQIDTNVDDSFSWMIDFIDHGLRARVTA; via the coding sequence ATGCCTAGGTTTGGGCTGGATGTCGCTACGGTTATCGCAGCCGGCGCGGACCTTGCCGACGAGGTCGGGTTGGACGGACTTACTATGAGCTTCGTGGCCGAACGCCTCGGAGTAAGGCCCCCCTCGCTCTACAAACATGTCGACAGCCTCGCCGCCCTCACCCATGGGATAGCCATCCTCGGTGCTAACGAGATAGGCGACACGCTCAGGGACGCCATGCAGGGTGTTGCTGGGCGGGATGCCCTGACGGCGGCGGCGCAATCCCTCCGCCGCTACGTCAAGCAGCACCCTGGCCGGTACGCCGCAACGACCGGGGCCCGCCCAACCGGCCCCGACGACCCCCTCATCCCAGCTCTCGAACGCACCCTCGCATCCTTCGAAGCAGTACTCCACGGTTACCGGCTCGATAAAGCCGACACGATTCATGCGCTGCGGATGCTTCGTAGCATTCTTCACGGCTTCGCCACCCTAGATGCCTCAAACGCGTTTCAGATCGATACCAACGTCGACGACAGTTTCTCGTGGATGATTGATTTCATCGACCACGGACTGCGTGCGCGGGTAACCGCATGA
- a CDS encoding GNAT family N-acetyltransferase, with protein sequence MTSQIINVNNYVPIFAPKDFEFSSDAERVDRSRVYEWLNGDSYWATTRSRSQQDAAMDGSRNFGIYRADSGTQVAYARVVTDGATFAWLCDVYVERAVRGIGVGTALVGGTCATLDGLGLTRILLATADAHGLYRRFGFEPLGDPAIWMAKASFQVAGAEA encoded by the coding sequence ATGACGAGCCAGATAATAAACGTGAACAATTACGTTCCCATTTTCGCTCCAAAGGATTTTGAGTTTTCTTCAGATGCCGAGAGGGTGGACCGAAGCCGGGTTTATGAGTGGCTCAACGGTGATAGCTACTGGGCTACCACCCGATCTCGAAGCCAGCAGGACGCGGCCATGGATGGCTCGCGGAATTTTGGAATATACAGGGCGGATTCTGGCACGCAAGTGGCATACGCGCGGGTAGTAACAGATGGTGCTACTTTCGCCTGGCTGTGCGACGTATACGTAGAACGGGCGGTTAGGGGCATTGGTGTGGGCACGGCGCTTGTAGGTGGGACGTGCGCGACCCTCGACGGTCTCGGCCTGACCCGAATTCTCTTGGCAACCGCTGACGCGCATGGCCTCTACCGCCGGTTCGGTTTCGAACCGCTGGGAGACCCAGCGATATGGATGGCCAAAGCGAGTTTCCAAGTCGCAGGAGCAGAAGCCTGA